One Thamnophis elegans isolate rThaEle1 chromosome 2, rThaEle1.pri, whole genome shotgun sequence genomic window, TTAAACCTTGTGCACATATCCTGATAGTCTATGATTTGTCTATGCCCTTTGCAAATATTACCTCATACCTTTCGTTCTCCAACTATAATCTCAAAGACACACTCAGCAAATTGTAATCTAAATCTAGTACCCAAAACCTTATCAAACGACTATCCAATACATGGTACATGTGTACATGGTATATAATATATGGTACAAAAGAATGATTACCATTTGCCAGGCTTACATATTTCTGGGCAGCTGGTCCCAGACCggaaaaaaattatttacaataTACTAACTTGCCCCACTATCCAACAGCCAGATGTCTTTAATGCCTTTGTTGTTTGCCTTCACCACAGAAATCTGTGTCTCCCTTCTTCTGTTGTTGTGCTGTCTctcttgtttgtttcttttaatctttttacTGGGCAATTTCTCTGGATACGTTGAGTGGATCCACATGCAAAGCAGCAGTTTTAGTACACAGATTTTCTCTCCCACCTTGTTACCTCTCTGGAATGCAGGTCTTTTTTGACCGAGCTATAAATTACTATTGTTACTCTAAGGTGCAATGTTTCTCTCTAATCTTTTCTGTTCTTCTTCCAAAAGCTTCCTGGTGACATAACTCAGTTAAATCATGCTTTTTCATGGACTCATGGCTTGCTACTAACACGTCCTATGTATCAACAAGGGAACACAGCACCATACACTTTGTGTGCTTCTGAAGACACCATTCCTTGCTCTTCTAATTCAAGGAAGGTTTCCTCATGGAGGTGATCTAACAGACTTTCTCCAGACTATAGCCTTGCTCTATAAAGTTTTCTGGTGAGAGTTACTTAACTGCTTGCCATCTTCCTTACATAAATTCTGGGTAATGCAAGGCAGTATTCTCTAGCAGATGTGAGCCCACACACATGTATTACCCGACTATTCTCCCAGCACAAAATTATGCTGGCTAGTGcttttttaatttaacttttgctGTTCCTCATTAAAATTTGCTGGAGGATTGCTTACAACTGTCTACAAATCTTCCTTTCCAGAAACATCTTCATCTTTATGCTCCATGAGAGATAGTTCATCCGACTAAGAAGAACCAAAGGAAATCCTCCTCCCATTCCTATAACATAGCATCATACTGTCAGTACAGGCCAATAATCCTCAACCTTTCTAGGActctaggaatttttttttacctcagagAAATTTTCTACTGTCACATCAGGAAGCTTCTGGGCCCATAACCTGTTAGGGAATTGTGCAGCAGGTGTCCAAATGAAGTCAGATGCTGACACGAACttgtaattttatataaattaatatatttaacaACTAAATTTACAACAAATAACATAGTCAGGCACATCACTACACCATCGTGCCATTTTAAAGCACTGGTGTCAAGCATTTTCTTCATTCAAAACTACATCTCTGAATTACCACGTAACCAATCGTTTGTTTAGAAATATGCCCATATTTTCCCAAGTAAAAAATAGGATGTTCTGAAGTGCCAGGGGAGGTAAGGAGAAGTACTGTAAATGGACACTCTGTGAATCCTGCCCAAATGATAGGGTGATTTTCTCAAActgcctgaccccccccccatcagtAGCTAAAATCCATTTCCAAGTCCAATGCTATTAATACTATAATTGGAACTAGTCTAATTAGGTTAAGGAGTTCCCTTGAGATTTTAATTATATTACATGCTGTTACATTGTCATTTTTTCAGCAGCTTTAAGGCAATATAGATTGGTAGCTAGGTAAAAAAAATGACCCTGTAACAGATGTTTTCTTTGTGGttcctttcttattattttctggtATGTTATACCTTCATAATTTCTGTGCTATGTTTTAGAAGATATCTAATCTGAATTATACTATAAAACACTGAACAGAACATTCAGAATGAAATAGTGATGCCACTCTTAGACTAGAGGTTTTGGAATGTACCATGTAGCAGATAGAACCCCAACAACTCTGGAACAGAAACAAATACTTCTTAGGAGAGTGGAACGTAGAACTTAGAACATCATGTATTATGTGAAAGGCAATATGATGCACTTCATGTTGGTTTTTCTTCAAACTTGCTTTGCTTTGAGATGGAAGAAACTAGAGCACTAACAGATTCTTTTCTCAATGGAAGATCAAGAAACGGCGCAAGTGAATTATAAGCCCCCCTTAACTGTCAGTGTGCTGTCAACATAGAACAAATCGTATCACCATTGATAATGTACTATGAAGATACAACACACATACTTTAAATAAACACATGATTAAATAATGCCCATGATTAATTGTTTGGACTCTATACAAGGAGATGCTACCCGCGTGTTACAActttaaaatgaaacaaatgcaAATTAGCATTTGATTGCTTTcaatgtattttaatgtttggGTAACTTGAAGGACCTTCATCCAAGCAGCTGTCTGAAAATCCTGGGGCACAGCCCGGATAAACTTGTTTTGTTAATGATCTTGCTTTTTGCTGGCTTCAAATAAAAGGCAGGTCTTTTTTCCTGGTGTTCACAAGCTGAAACTAAAGCAAAACACATTGTCTTCTGCCTTCCTCCCTGTACCCCAGTGCTGCAAGCTGTGGACTGAGAACAGCAGAATGTCCTTCAAAGAATTTCAGAACGAACTCATTGctattggttacaaattatgggCTAAACTCCAGAGACTACCCAAAGCTGACCCGTTGGAGAttgtctgtttttttattattatcttattCATTGGTAAGTATCCAGTTTCCTGATGCTTGCAACATATCCGGGCTCAGCTACTGTGTTTAACAGGAGCTCTAAATAGTGCTGTTTCATAAGCTTATTCTGTAATTTAAACCTTTTCTCATTTGTTGAAGACTATAGGAACTAAATGCTTTAATTTAGAATGGGATAATCTGAAGTCTTTATGTATAGTGCAATACAGCAAAGCTTTTCAATATGGTAACATGTATTCAATATTTAAATTAAGCTTCTCCAACTGGATGGCTTCAGATATGCAGGGCTACAATGCCTACTATTCCAAATCAGCATGGCCAATCAACAAAGTAAGAATTATGACAAGGCTTCTGATTTAAAAACTGTACTAGCATCTTTTTTGTTCCAAGTTATGAACACTCTCTAAGCATAGACAGTCCTTGTTTAAAGGCTATTACTAGTTACAACAGTGGCGAAAAAGTTAACTTTACAACCAATCCTCACATCTATGATCTTTGCTGGGttgtaaagaaaaagaattaatattGTAAAAATGGCTTCctttaacaaccactttgcttaatgaccagttgccagtctcaattgtggccactaagcaaggactacctataattgcaAACATGCACATTTCAACATTATATTGTAGTATACTTGTTTATAACTggacatttatcatttatcagaaGGGATACTTGAAACATTAGAAAGCAGATTGTGTGTAGCAATATGAAATATCTGGGATTGTATTTCCATGGAACATATTTACTTCTGAAATATTCTAATAACATGTGCACATTTGAACCAGCTCCGAACTAGATCAGGAGAAATAAGACAGTTCACAgaacaaatgaacatttaattAAGGTCTATTAATTTTTAGGAAGATAACCATTAAATAAAAGCAGCTGAAGAATAAGTTACTTTGAAAAGGAGAGGCTGGCAGACAAGCCTGAACAAATCTAAGCAAATTGTTGAGTctattcctccccttctcctgtGTGGCCAGGAGATTTATTACAGTggcaaaggaaagaggaaaaaccaAGGTTTGTGGGAGGTGAAACTAAATCCAGTAAAATTTTCCTCATGTCTATGTAGAAGGAGAAGGGTTGGATGTGCATAAACACAACATTTTGTTTATGCTTTTTCTGCATCAGGTATTCAGCTATACCTCTCCCGCCACATCTCCTCACTGAATGTGGCAGAAAGCATAACCACAATTATAAGCCCAAGAAGCTCAACAATTAAAAACACTAAGCCACAATTTGTAATTTGAATATCAAAAGTTATAATTCTTATCAGCTAGTATTTTGTTGGCATTATAAGCAATCTCAGAAATTACTTTCTAAAACTACATCTGGACTATATCTGCTACACTCACTCCGTAGTGGGCTGGACTGGTTCTAATTTCTGGTCCATTTCCAAAGCCAATATTCTTTGTCTCCTTTCACCTTTCAGTTACGATGCTTTCAATGATGATTGTAGCTTGCAGCTTTTGCTGCAGCTGCTTCTACGATGGAAAGCCAAAAGAGAAGGCCAAAAGGATTGAGGTTCAGCCTGCAGATGATTTATAAAagtgaatttaaaaaagaatacagaaGTTGAAGAAAGAATTGGAACAACTCCAACACGGCATACCAATCCATGGAACATAATGGTAAATGAGGAGATAAAataagagacacacacagagggagagagaggggagagggagagagagagaaggaaaaagagactgAACCTGAACATAGGACTCTGTTTTATGACATGGCTTTTGACATGTTGACATGCTGAAAATGCACTGTTTGCAGTAGTTTTCTCTCCTCAACCTATCAAGACAATACCTATCTGGTCAAACATGCACCAGATTTCATTTCCACATTACAGTTCAGGAAGCCACAGGGAGATCAAGATATATGCAAGCATTCAGGAGAATGAAGTCTGACATAAGCATGGTTTCCCCTCTGCTCAACCATTTAAAGCTAAGTTAACCAGAGACATGATAGCTAAGCAAGTCATGCATTAAGAAAATGATGTAAGcttgaagatgacaaatgagttCAGAGACAGCAAAGAAAAGCAACAACAAATTATGtagtcttccttccctccttaatAAAAGAATTAACAACTGTCAAAGACAGTACATATGCTATAGTTGCTGTATACCTAAGGAAAGCCGAAGGGATATGATAATGCTCACAATGCtgtattgtttcttgtctttaaAAATTACTGCCTTTTTATGTTTTGGTGTCTTCTGTGTAAACTTTGTATATGACAAATCCTTAACTTCAAAGAAAAGGGAACAAAAGAATTGGTTGGCTTTATGTTGGGCTTAAGAATTATATATGTCCTCTATGAATACTCTTATGAATAATTTATAGTTGTGGTGGGTTCATGTTATATTTAAGGTAATTAAAATATACCAAAGGGGAAAAAGGCAACTCTTGGATTATACTCAAGGAGGAGGCATGGAAACAGGAACTCTTCCAATCATTCACTGAGGTTTACAGTTTAATCCTTTGCTCCCTTTATTGGGAGTCTGTGTTTTAAGGTGAATTTATACACAGAGGGATCAAACAGAGTACAAAAGGTTTCATTCAGGAAATGAGTGCAACAACTGGACAACAGCATTATGCTAAATGGTACAGCAAAAACATAACCAAGAATGAGCTACCCAGCTACTGCTTACAACAGAGTATAAATCCCTTTCCAAAGAGACACTTTCTGCTTCAATCAATTTCAAAGAGGGTTAAATGTGCACAAAAGAGAAATAACGGCACTTGACCTGTGTAAATCAAAATAGAAAATTTGGTGGTAGATAACGGTATATCTCCTGTTCTTTAGAGGTATTGGACTATATTTGTCATCACCCACAATTAGACTGCTAAGACTCCTATTGTGGTAATAGATGACTATCTCATTTACCCCAAAGCGATTTAACTCTGAATTTAACGTGAAATAGGGTTACCTATTATCACAATACGCAATCTCATAGCTATCTAGTAATATCCCATGAATCCACATTTCTGAATAATATAGATTAATAAATCATTATTCTGGTTCAACACTTTAAATATGCTGAATATATATGCCATATTTCAATTAAAACTATATACTTTTTTGACTAAAGCTTAGAGCAATGTACCAGTTATATATTATGCCTGCAAATATTTAATTCTTCCAAATTTCTGCAGTCCCAGGCAAGTTGCAAAACCAGATTTATCAAACATCCAACCAAGTTGTCATGCAGTGTTGCTGCATTAAGGTACAACTGAAACCTTATGGCCCAGACATTTAAAACTATAATTGGGAAGAACCTCAGTCAACATAAGTAAAGATGAGAGATGCAGGGTGCTACATCTGCCAGCAAGTTCTATTTCTATATGCTACAAAGAGTGTTGAAAAGCCTCCAGTATATTTATTCTGGGTGTGTACTGTTTCAAAAGTCACTCCCTTGTGCAAATGACAGGAATAAGAAAACAGTTTCAACAACCACAGACacagagattaacttgatttcaAACTTGGCTGCTTTTTTATAATTGCACAGCTGCCAGGCTGTGGAGAGAACAAGTCAGCCACGCAAACTGATTCCACAGCCAAACCATTGCCCAGCATTTCCAACAATACAATGATAGTGCGCTACAGGGAAAAAATATGTACAATATCCTGAATCTCCATTAATactataataaaattaaagcaagtatTACACTGGGAAAAAATGCTGGATTAAAAGAAAGTGAAACCAATTGTAGACCGAAATAACTGTTTTTAAGGATTAGGGAGGAAATCTTCCAGGAGAAAGTGTTCAACTCTTTTAATAGACACATCTGCTTTTCCCACAAATCTGTTAaagagatttttttgggggggaggagcaaAAGTATGTGTTGTATTGAGAAGGCcttgcaagggaaaaaaataagcacCTTTTTTGAAATACTAGTTCCACCAATGTTCAATGAAGGCATGTGAAACAATGCATACTCTGTTTCTGAAAGAAAAGTCTAGTGTGTACTTATTTATCATCATTCACATCTTAATTTTGGGTGGATTACTGTGGCTTTAAACgtctataaaatatatattgctttaacataaaattataaaacacATTCAGCACCAAAGCTAAATTACTGCCATATTCTTTATAGAATATAAACAATAATTACCTGCTCAAGAAGGAACCTTTGTATGAGCATTTATAATGAACAATAAAACAATCAACTTCTTTCTACtgtagaaataaataatatatgaaCCTGGGTCTCTCCATTCTCATCTTTACTGCAAATGCCACTTTTATTATATCTTTATAATCCATAAGAAAATAGATAACTCAGGACCAAAATGTATTTCCCAACaaacagaaaaggggggggggattcccagCAAATTAGAAATTTTTCCAGAGTGCTTTTTCTTCTAGTTATGACAAATTCAGTTTTGAAGGTAGATTAATCatgatgaaaataattttacagcAGTATTTATAACAACAGAATTGCAAATAAACTTCTGTATTGGAGGAGAAATAATCTATTAGTGTGCTAATGATTTACTAAAGAACAAATACCTATATTAGATATTCTGTATTTGCAATTCACATAAGTGAATAAGGTCTTTCAGCAGACAGGGGTGTACTTGATAGACTTCCACAGAAACAAATCACATCTAGTATAGACAAAATCTATACAAAGGTAAGAACAGAGTGATTCTTTTGCTTTTATATTCTCCAAGtatattaaaattattacatCTAAATGGCTGTTTTATAAGGATTTGAGATTTGAAGGAATTGCTGTTGGGAAAGTAATCATCATTTTATAGGAAGTGTTTCTGGGATTCCAAAAAGTCCTGAAGGCTCACAGATGAATTTTTACAAAGATTTTTGTTGCTTCTATCTATATTGGCTGAATGTAGTAATAAATAAGagatccttttaaaataaaatgtgtagTACTATAAAGAAGCTTTCAGATAAATGGAGTCACTAATGTGCAGATAAATAACAACATTTCAAACATTCAAACTGAGTATGCCCCTATAATAgggaaattatttacattttactTAGCCTCTTCTCATTCCAAACCAGATTCAATGCAAAATTTGGAAAGACTAGTTATAAAAAGGCTGACTCCAGCTAATGTTTAATTTTCAGTCTTTAATCAGTTCACTTTACATTTGCTGATTCAATGCATAATTCATGTTCTTAAGTGAAATCAAAATAGGGAAAATTACTGTAGAAGTGGCTTTAAaatgttgcctttaaaaaaatgacatttcaTACTAAGATAATTAGCCATGTCACTtttacttaaaaattgaaatgctAAATATGAGAAATTTCTGTTTGAAAGGTAGAACATTAACATTTGTGAGACATAGGAAAAATTATGCCCAACAATATCAGCTGACAGCTTGAATTCACTATTGTTAATTGCAAGGATAAAAAAATAGCTGGATTGTTCAAAAATTCTAGTACACATCACAATGCCTGATTTATACTATGTCATAGTTGGTTTAAACATGGTTTTTTGAATAAACCAGGACTGCTTTATTCAAAATACCAAACACATTATTGCTTAGTACAAGGTGAAATATCACTTAGCATGTGTTCACATTGTAAGTTCAAATAGTAGCAAAGTTGGCAGTCTATATCAGACATGTCCACACTAGGAACagtatttcaattcattttgCTCACATAACAAGTGAGGGGCTTTGATTATTGGAAGTTAGAATCTGGATCATAAGTAGCCTGAAGCAgaggttcagcaggttctgacaattctggagaactgatagcggaaattttgagtagttctgagaaccggtaaataccacctctgactggccccgcctccatctattctctgcttccagaatcccagctgatcaggagggaatggggattttgcagtaaccttcccctggagtggagagggaatggaaattttacaatatccttcccctgccatgcccacagaaccggtaataatttttttttaatcccgcCACTGGCCTGAAGGtaattccattgtaactttgaacagttgctaagcaactggtcataagttaaggactacctgtattgtttgaGAATTGCTAGCCTGGAAATAACTTTGActagagaattttttaaaacattcccaATTAGATAAGTGTACATATACATTTCCTTTCCTGCATTCTTCAGGGCCTGGAAACAATGCCAACTGCAAAgcaagcagcttttcaatttgtAGAAGATATGAAAACACGGATTCTGACGGATGATTGGGTTCTAGGGGGACTAGTGGTGATAGTTTCATTCTTCACTATCATCATTGTCCTCATTTTGTTTGCTGCGATCTTTGGCTGCTGTTCAACTGAAAGGAATAAACTGAGTTCTGAGTAAATCATCAGATCACTTGCCTTTACAATATTTTATCTACAGAGGACTGAGCAGTATAA contains:
- the SMIM5 gene encoding small integral membrane protein 5, encoding MSFKEFQNELIAIGYKLWAKLQRLPKADPLEIVCFFIIILFIVTMLSMMIVACSFCCSCFYDGKPKEKAKRIEVQPADDL